Genomic segment of Lentimicrobium sp. L6:
TTTGGAGGAGGACAAGCAATTGATCTTGTGCTGGATTTGGATACAGGGTTAAGGAGCTATTTGAACTCATTGGACTGTTACTAATTCCAGTACCTAATTCTGGATTCTCTAGTTCAACCGTTGTAAATAAGAAATACCCTCCTCTATCTAATGTGGTAGCCCATTTTAAATCAGCACCGATAGTGATGGTTTGATCATCGAAATAATTATACCAAGTTCCGCTATTTGGGAAATCGATTTCTACTTCCTTATTTACCACATCAAAATTTCCAACAGCTACTACATTCATATCATCATGCAATAAGGTTACGGTTTTAATGGCTCCATAAACATCAATCTCATAATTGGTGGTTTCCCAAGCATCCTGCTCAGTCTTCAGCTTATTTAAAGCAGCTGTAATATCGTGAAGATACATTCTTTGCCAATCTTCTTGGTATTCCCATTTTGGTGGTTTTGGAGTTAACCTATCGTTATCATTTCCACTTGGCCAATTGATAGAATAATCATAACCTAGCTCACTAAATTGCCAATACATTTTAGGACCTGGAATGATGGTATGAAACAGGGTTGACAAACCAATTCTTCTTAATCCAGTACCTAAGTTAGTAATATCGTAATCTCCATTACTATTTCCCCAAGTAAGGTTGTAATGCATCTGACGATCTTCATCGTGACTTTCCATATAAGATACTACATGAGGATCATTCCAAGTTCTTCTTTGATAAGAAGACCAACTTAAGTCAGATTTCCCGCTTGAGTTATAACCCATATTAGCTTCTTTGAAGTTATTATTCATATTTCCCCATAATAAGATACCATTATTAGCTAAAACTTTTTCCTCTGAGTTATCTGCTAAATGTTCAAAAATAACATAAGCATCGTCATCTACTTCCCAAATTTTATTGGCCATTCTTTCAAGAATTTCTATTCTACTGGCATCATATACCCAACCATCACCTGAAGTATTAGTAAAACCTTTTGTGAAGTCAAAACGGAATCCATCCACTTTATATTCGCTAATCCAATAAGAATTCACACTATCCACAAAAGCTTCTGTAAAAGGACTTTCGTGATTATAATCATACCCCCAACTATAAGAAGTATTAGGAGATTGCACATTAAACCATGGGTTATTAGCAGCAGGGCGGTTATTGATTCCATCCCAATACATCAACACTTGAGGATTTTGTCCGTAAGAATGATTTAAAACCATATCGATAACGACAGCAATTCCATTGGCATGACAAAGATCAATAAACTCCTTCAGTTTATTTTTAGTTCCATAATACTTATCTACGGCAAAATAGAAAGAAGGATTATATCCCCAAGAGCTATTGCCTTCGAATTCATTAATGGGCATTAATTCAATCACATTGACGCCCATATTTTTATAATAAGAAAGTGTATCAATCATAAATTGATAATTATGGTTTGCATGGATATCGCGAATTAAGATTTCTTGAATCACCATATCAGTAACCTTAGGTGCTTGGAAATTTTCTACATTCCACTGGTATTCTTCTTGTCCTGTCATCAAAACAGAGGCAATACCGCTTGCTTTTCCTGTTGGATATTCTGGCATATTAGGGAAAGTATTTTCATCGATATATTGGTCATTCCAAGGATCAGAGATTTGCTCTGAATATACATCTGCCACTTTCAATTCTCCATCTATATAATACTGATAAATATAAGCTTGGCCAGGTGTTAAACCATCAATTTGTACCCAAAACCGCTCTCCACCAGGAGTTTTCTTCATGAATACCTCATCACTCACTTCCCAATTACTAAAATCGCCAATGGCAAAGGCATATTCTTTACCAGGTGCTAGTAGACTCAAAATAACAGAGTTATCGCTTAAATAATTAACTCCGTCATTCATACCAGCAGGCAGTTCTTCAACAGTAACCTCCCCTTTCACAAAAATATAAGCGGAATCGACTACCATATCTGCACCAGAGTAAGCTTCAACTTTAAATGTAGTTTTACCATCAACTGTTGCTGTATAATCATAAGTAAACCCTTCTGGATCGAACTCAGCAATTAAATTATCATTAATATAGAACTTAGTATAATCGGCATCGGTTCCATTTGCAATTACTTGAATAGTTTCATTTAAATTGATGATGGTTCCATTAATTGGAGATTCAATATCTACATTTAATCCTGCTTCATAAACATCTGTAAAAATATCTAAATCACCATCATCTTTTCCTGTTTGACTTCCATCGCTATTACGAAAAACCAAAGCTATTTGGAGGATAGCTTCTCCTTCTGGTACGCCATAATATTCACGAATTGATGGGCCAATATCTAAAGTATAGATATCATCAGAAATACGAGTAAGTTTGGCTTTATCGGTATTTTCACCCCAACCAGCAACTACATATTTCCAATCACCTCCAGAAGTGCTATTCTCAGTTATTACACCTGTATGAGCCCAGATATCTCCAGTATAGCCCATTAATCCCTGGCTCCCCTCAGCAGCATTGAAAGTAATAATAACTTGTTGATTTTCCTGGGGAAAAGCAGGATTGGTAGTAACTACTTGAGCAAATAGCCCAAATGACACCAAAAATGCCATTAGAAGTACTGATAATTTTTTAAACATCTGATTTTTTTTTGTATGAATCACAAAAGTAACTAAATAAAGATGTGATTATTGCAATGTTAGACTAAAAAAGAACCGCAAACGTTTGTTGTAAATAAATAATTGTAGACCACAAAATTCCTTATGAAAAAAGAGATTCCCCAATGGAAATCTCTAAAATATATAATTGATGATTTAGGTTTTCTTTTAACTACAGCCGCCTTCTACTTCTTTCTTCTTACGTTTTATAATTTTTTTCTCTTTTTTTGGTGCAGGGGTAGAAGAATTGATTTGTTTTTCAAATTCTTTATCGGTTGGTGTATTTCCTTTAATCAAAGGAAAATCACTTACTTTCTTCGATTTCTCAAAAACGGGTTTCCCATTGGCTTCCAAAATATGATACATAAAGCTGTTGGCACCCATGGGCATTGTGAAAGCATTATACCCCAGTAGCCTTAAATATGCCATCACAAAAGAAGCCGTTTGTCCAGTATAATCGTAAACTAAAATCTTTTTATTATTCGATGGCAGCGTGTTTAGTAAGTCTTCTTTGTTTAAAGATTGTTTTGGTTCATAATGAAATGCACCTGGTATATGACCTTGATCGTAGATTTCCTTTGGCATATAGGCTATGATGTGAAACTCA
This window contains:
- a CDS encoding alpha-amylase family glycosyl hydrolase, with the protein product MFKKLSVLLMAFLVSFGLFAQVVTTNPAFPQENQQVIITFNAAEGSQGLMGYTGDIWAHTGVITENSTSGGDWKYVVAGWGENTDKAKLTRISDDIYTLDIGPSIREYYGVPEGEAILQIALVFRNSDGSQTGKDDGDLDIFTDVYEAGLNVDIESPINGTIINLNETIQVIANGTDADYTKFYINDNLIAEFDPEGFTYDYTATVDGKTTFKVEAYSGADMVVDSAYIFVKGEVTVEELPAGMNDGVNYLSDNSVILSLLAPGKEYAFAIGDFSNWEVSDEVFMKKTPGGERFWVQIDGLTPGQAYIYQYYIDGELKVADVYSEQISDPWNDQYIDENTFPNMPEYPTGKASGIASVLMTGQEEYQWNVENFQAPKVTDMVIQEILIRDIHANHNYQFMIDTLSYYKNMGVNVIELMPINEFEGNSSWGYNPSFYFAVDKYYGTKNKLKEFIDLCHANGIAVVIDMVLNHSYGQNPQVLMYWDGINNRPAANNPWFNVQSPNTSYSWGYDYNHESPFTEAFVDSVNSYWISEYKVDGFRFDFTKGFTNTSGDGWVYDASRIEILERMANKIWEVDDDAYVIFEHLADNSEEKVLANNGILLWGNMNNNFKEANMGYNSSGKSDLSWSSYQRRTWNDPHVVSYMESHDEDRQMHYNLTWGNSNGDYDITNLGTGLRRIGLSTLFHTIIPGPKMYWQFSELGYDYSINWPSGNDNDRLTPKPPKWEYQEDWQRMYLHDITAALNKLKTEQDAWETTNYEIDVYGAIKTVTLLHDDMNVVAVGNFDVVNKEVEIDFPNSGTWYNYFDDQTITIGADLKWATTLDRGGYFLFTTVELENPELGTGISNSPMSSNSSLTLYPNPAQDQLLVLLQSGAKGSLELKVLDINGREVFRKSSYSVTNTYEGVIPVNNLEEGIYILQIQTESSIISQKFMKL